In Magnolia sinica isolate HGM2019 chromosome 16, MsV1, whole genome shotgun sequence, the genomic window AGGAAGTTACATGTAACattcttacaacttaaaaaagtcacaggcatccaaataggccctgagtcttagatctgcctcattttttaggctcatgtacaGACATGATCTGTTTTAttacagatggacggggtggatttctgatttctcacaaacatgacgatggcccacctagcttctgagCGCAGGAACTTTCCGTGAAACCGtttcgcaggcaatccgcgtccgtaaaaagaaaggaaaggaggatTCCCTCTCACACAACCCTAGTCTTCTGCTTCCTGCTTCTGCTTCTGCTTGCTTCTTGCTTCTTGCTTCTTGCTTCAGGAAATTGAAAGAAGGAGACTGGTGAGAATCTCTCTCCActtagaaaattaaaaaagagaaacaagaaagaaatagaaagaaaccTATGAATTCTATTTTCTTATGAATCTGTtatcatcctttaaaaaaaaaaagggggtttgGAGATTCTTCTACGCTTCGTTATTGTTTactcttttttcaatttttaatttttatttcatctaTAAATTTTTGATGTAGGGATAGTCTTGTTGAATCCTTTTAAGCATGTATCACCCAGTAATCAGACAATTagctctgatttatttatttatttcatgtatggTTTGTGGAATTTCCAATATGTGGACCTTATTTGTGAGTGCCTGAAAAGGTAGATTGATTAAAAGTCTATCTACGGAGTTGCTAATTGGTTTGTTATCTTAATTCACAAAACAGTTTGGGATTACCCATAAAGTCATACTCATCATCGATCAGTTTGTGAATCCCATTCGTTGATTTCAAGCTCACATTATTTTCCGTACCAAGTGATGGTTCCTATTTATTTCAGGCAACAAATCAGAAATGGCCTATAGATGCCAAGTCAGAAGCTTGAATTTTGCAAGTACATTTGTTACTTGCTCTTCATCTcgttcatccaatccgttcactatcccaaatagctgggacatggctattatgataatgatgatgatgatggtaatgTTATAGtcctaatgatgatgatgatggtagtGTTATAGTCCTAATGATGATTAGATTACCGTGTAACATTCTAGCATTAAAAAACATAGATATAATATCTAAAACATTGTTGCTAGTAAATAAAGATGATACTAAGTCTTCATGAACAACCATAGATAAGACAATGTCAACTATATTAGGCACTACCTACCTTTGAAGGTAATTCCATCTTGAAACTTTATGCTATTATGAGAAATTCATGAGCCAATAATAGATAATTATGGGTGTGTTCAGTTGCACTGAATTCATTTGATTATTGATGTAAGAGAAATGCTATAATGCTCACAAAGCATTATAAGTtttagtgctcctagttgtattggTTCACTTGGACGGTTTAATTGATCGATTTGAACTATCTATCAAGTCCGAAACATATTTCATCgactaccatgcaaaaattgcATTGTTCATATGATaaatccatctttgatttggGGCTTATTTTCTATggccattccttttccaagcccAGATGGGATGGTATCGATTTCCTAACAAAAGTAATTCTTTAGAATGATAAGCAAAACCTGATGGCCCCTAACTAATAGATGAATGAAATCGTtgattggaccttttttttttttttttgtaaacaaTCTTGACCCTCCATGTTAAGGGCCAtcaatcaaatggttaatatttgtcatattactgtgatgtttgcatggtaacCTATGGAATTTGCATTGGAtctggatcaatggattggacttagtgtcccaatgcaactggtagcactataacttgtagtgctttgagagcactggagcatttctatCATGAAATGtcattaagggggtgtttggatcgtaagttccttaagctacttatgcctcaagtagcttatcttggtttctacttattaagctgaagtgatttaGTACCTTTAAGTAAAACAATAACTTATAATTactcttaaaccaaacttatctcaaataagttacttatctactactgcaagtagaaaaagcaacttatttgttggtatccaaatgggccctaaatttcatgatatttggtgcaaccaaatgctcGCTAGAAAAAGTGTGCCACCATTCACACCCTCTGCGACTGCTAAATACATAAATTCTTTCCACATTGTTGTTATATGATAGATAGATTATGGTAGAAAGTTTGTACTATCGGGTAGCCAAGAGTATAAAGGTGGGCGTATTTATAGGGCTGACAATGAGCTGGGCCTGGGCTGAGAAAGTAATAGGTTTTGAATTGGCTGCGTAGCTCCTTCAGCTCAAAATCGGGCCTAGGACCTGTCCAGGCCTGAAAATTGCCACCCATGAATATTTAGCAGTCAAAATGGGTGCCCATAGCATTTCCTTAACAGAACACCATATTCTATAATACAGAATGTGGAGCTCTACTCAATAAACCATAGTTTTTTCATGGTATGATTCATGGGTAGTTTAAACAAGGGGGTGATTGTTCGTGAGTAAAAAAAATGCAGCCATGTGCATTTATGAATAAATGATAAAAAGGCTTCAAAATTTTACTCAAATAAGAAAGATTATCAACTTAATTGATACATATCAAGAATTTAATTCaacatcagttttttttttttttaggagaaagaaaaaggaaaagaacagaATGGATACAATAAGCCCTAGCCAAACGGCAACAAACAtgacaaacacacacacacacaaaaggtaCTACCGATATCGTTTGTCTTTCACGAGAAGACTGGTGCTGACTTACCCCCTCTTAGTGAGCCGATCAGCCTCATTGTTAGCCTCTCTTGGAGCATGAGAAAAGGACATTGAACATTGCAGATGGGGGTTTTTGTTGTTATACAGGGTCGGTTTTGTATAACAGGATTTGACGTCCTGTAATTGAATTGGGTTAGTGGCTTCAAACCTATTGTTTTGacttatgaaaggaaaatataaaccCAATTGACCAGTATTACCATTATATGACAGAAGTTTCCATATTttaatttgcatttttttttcagcATCAATTGCATGGTTTTTCAAGTGACAGTTGCTGAGCTATTCTACTCCCAACTGCTcatattttgagaaatccattctacTGATATAGATAGAAGTCATGTTTCTTAGGAGCCATGGACACTGATTTGGGAATTTGAAGCACAGAGCAGTTGCTTGATATGTGACTTTTGCTCATAAACTATGTCATCACAATGTTGAGCATTCCTCATACAGAAGTGCTACAAAAAACTCAGTAACTACTGAATCGGTAGCTCCTAAGCTCCAAGAAAGTGTTCATCAGATGCTAataaaaaaccttttttttttttttttggggtactGGTTTTGATGTTTGAGCTTCTTACTTATATTCAATAAGATGCCTATGGAAGTTTTGGAGATAATAACAAAACTATTTTGCTCCCCCTACATTTCCTCCCacccttctttttactttttcatCAATGACAAAACTTCTTTTCAAAACCCCCAAATGGACAAAGGAAACTACAATCCACTAAGGCAATTGATAAGAGTTCCCTGTAAAAGAGATCTATGGGTAGAGTCCCCTGCATTTCTTTAGCTGCTATTTGTTCCATCTCATTTTCTCTTGTTGCCACTTTCTGATTTATTACCGGCATGCTCATCTTTGCATTATTGTTATTGTAAATGTCTTTAGATTGTGTTCACACATGCTAATCGAGTGACTCtttagattaaatccaaacatttgGAGATCTGGAGATGATAGATGTTAACTTATGGCTAAAACGTATACTGACCTCATTGTACACAGTCATTTATGCAGGATTATACATGAATGCATTGGTGTTCAGAGATTCTACTTGGTAGTGTCCCCTAAAATGCTTGACATTCATGCAAACATGGCTACCCTGAAAATTTCCAAATTAAAGATGAAGACCTTTTTCTTTTCTGAAAATaaatcaggtttttttttttcccccctgatTAGTGCAATATTGGCCATTTATAGGAGAGTGTATGTTCTGTTCGAGATTCTGTATTAGTACAGGATCAAAATGAAGTTCATTGGATTTATTCTGATAGACTTCTTAGTGTAGTTGGTTTGACTAAGCAAAGCAATCCTAATGAAGTAATTAATCCAACAAAGTGAACAAGGAAATGTCCATGCAGGCAAAGCCCAATACTTTAAACTAAAATGCTTACGTGCTTCCTCCATGATTAACAAGATAGGGATATGAGTAGTAAATAGTGACACGGACATTGGTATAACATATAATGATATAGATAAGCCCAAACCTTATAAATGGGCTCTTTAGTTTTATCAATAATGGGCACTACTCTAGTATGTTACGAGTTTTGCTAATCCTTCTTGCTAGCCTCTACATGCCCAGCTACACATGGTCACATATGCCAATGTATCGAGTATCTTCTCCATCAGAACCAtgtatcaggtgggctccactatgTAGATACCCTGGCCCAAGTATCAGAACGTTGGTACAAATTGAAGGTTCTTGAAGGGCAAGGGCatggcccaaaaggacgtggatggaggtagactggatgacctatggtctaactgaaggtctggCCCTCGATAGAGTGAAATGggggaacatgattcatgtagctgaccccaattaattgggacgaGGTGATGATGAATGTTGggcagtcaaggaacaacatgttcataggatgagtgtagcggAAATcaagatgttgagatggatgagtggcaagacaaggatagaccCAGGAATGACTGCATTCGCGGGagaagtagcaccaataggtaataagataaggGGAAGTAGAGTTTGATGGTTTGGGCAATGTGCCATGGAGACGAAGAACTACATTGGTTAGAAGATGTGTGTCAGTTCAAGTTAAAGGCTCTATAAGGGCAAGGGAAAGTCAAgtcccaaaaggatgtggattgaGGTAACAACAAAAGATTTTTGAGAACCTATGGCTTAATGGAGGATACGATCTGTGATAGTGGAATGGTGTAATAGGATTCGTGTGGCAACCCCAATTAGTAGGGGTAagactttgatgatgatgatgggactGGTCTGATGTTCAGACATGGTCATCAACACGGTGTGGGCTGCTTGAAGGACATCTTGGATGTGGCCCATATGGTCCCTTGTGGGTGGGTCAGTAGAGGTTATTGTTTAGAATAGCAACCTTCTCTAATTCATATGGTTAAAGTTAGATGCAGATTACACCAAATTAACTAAGATATTATGGTTACTTGATTTTGATGCCCTGCTGGTGTGATTGCAGAACTAATAGAAGCTCATTTCTTCTCTACATGGATGGATGGTCATGTATTTATTGGAAATTTTTTTGTCTATAGGAAGAATGATGCTTGCATTCTTGTGATGCagttaaaaagtaaaaataaaaataaaaggttgTTTCCTACCTTCTTTGTGCAAAAAGTTGAAACTAATTACTTCTCTATCTGGTTTGGATAATCCGGTCTCTGCATAGGTAAAACTAAACATTTTGAATTTGTGTTTATTGACTTGCAGGTCCTTCAGAGTACAAGCTGATTGCTACTCCATGGGTCCATCCAGCAGTGATGAGAAGATACTCAGTTACAATGATGTGGTGCTTAGAAGATCGGATTTGGATATCCTTAGAGGCCCCTATTACCTTAATGACCGCATCATCGAATTCTACTTCAGCTATCTCTCTTCAACATATCCCTCGCAAGATATCCTACTCGTTCCACCTTCAATCTCATTTTGGATAACAAACTGTCCGGATTTGTCAGGTCTCAAAGATTTCATCGAACCTCTTCAACTAAACAGTAAGAAACTGATAGTTTTTACTGTGAATGATAACAGCGATGTGACCCAAGATGAAGGGGGAACACATTGGAGCTTACTTGCATTTGATAGGGACAGAAACGTTTTCGTGCATCACGACAGCATGAAAGGATTGAATGGATGGTACGCCAAGAAGCTGTATAAGACTGTTGAGAAATTTGTGGGTGTTCATGGTTATCCATCCACTGCTTGCTTTGTCGAATGCTTGACACCACAGCAGACAAATGGCTATGATTGTGGTGTATATGTGTTGGCCATAACCAAAGTGATCTGCCATTGGTATGTGAGTGGGGCCAATGATAAAGGTGATCAATGGTTGTCTGCTATGGACGAGCAGGTTGATGCATCCACCGTGACCCAGCTGCGAGATGAAATTTTGAGGCTTATTCTTCATCTGATGAACAAGGAGTGACGAAAGTGTTGCAGACTTTGGTTAAAATGAGTTTTGTTTGAGTTCAGTTGTGCTTTGAATTGGAACTGCGGCGGCAAGAGCCTTAGCTCATTAATGGGTTGCATGAGTGAAATATCAACAATGAAGGTATGTTTGGCTGGTCATTTTGAAAAGGCACGGGAAATGTAGTTTTAGTATCTCTGATATAGCTAtgtaaaaataagagaaaaaaagaaaataaaaaaaggcaTTCGGAAGGTCTTAAGAAAAGCGTACCAAACGATGCCCTATTGGATACATACAATCAGATCTTTCATAATGATGGATGTGTGGAGTGATTCTCAAGGTTGCCGAACCTTTCTGTCCTCTTTTTAAGTTCCAAGGGTTTGTGATTATGTGAAGCGTATTCAATATATGTTACTTGACCTGAGAATATACCAGGCAACCATTGGTCTATGATAGAAACCATTGGTTTGCGGGGACCTACATTGGATGGACCTCTCTctatgggggaaaaaaaaaaaactccctgaTGTGATTTTCTTCAGGGAGTGAAGCTTTTCTTCTCATGATCTCTCTTGGTCTTTAAAAGTCTGTTTTTAGCTATTTTTCTTCTTAGATTTCAAAATTCTTTTGCATGTTGAAAACACATCTAATTAGGTCTTGTTAACACTCATATGCAAGGGAAAATAATGCATAATTgaggataaatatacaatatttaccTCTTAACAATAATTATAGAGTGAAACTTTGACattcaactgattgctccactcgCTAATACACATGAGTAATTGAAAGTCGATATTCTATTATTCGCATTTCCAGCATAATCGGTGTCCACTAGCCTACCAGTTTCTCCCTCAGATTTTCTGAATAATAAGACATAATCAGTCGTATATCGTATATAATGAGGTAGCCATTTCATTGCTTCATGGTGTTGCTTGCTGGGGCTTGACATGTATATGCTTACAACACCCACCACATGTGAAATATCAAGTTGGTACAGGCTATGGCATATATCAAACTACCAACTGCGCTCGagtaaggcacatgagacatacaCTGCTTTTCTTCATCATATGTAGGACAttgtttcaaaaaaatttaaaagtaagCAGTGTGGGGTGTGCTAACTAGTTTAGCATTGTCAAGTCTAATTTGACCATGACCTTCTCAAGATTCTCCTCTCGAGACAACCATAGCGTATTCCTTTCCTCGTTCCTGTATACATCAATACTAAGAATCTTTTTTGCAGCCCCatgatctttcatctcgaatatccTAGATAACTAagccttcaatatgttgatttcagatATGCTATGGTTgacgataagcatatcatcaacacaCAATAGTAGAATAATGAATTCTTCATTACTCAGTGATCTGAAGTAAACACAATGATCGAACTCACTTCTGATAAAAGGTTGGCACACAaaataatcaaactttttataccactacctaagTGACTGTTTCCGGCCATATAACGACTTCTTTAACCTGAAAACCCTATTCTCTACTCACTATAcctagagctgggcagggagCGACTCGACTCGGTGAATCTGACTTGACTCGAACCAAATGGCAGAGTCGGGTTCAGATCGAGTAGCCCTatctcgatccgaaacccgaccaagtcaagttcgagttttatctacaccgtccatcaaggaTGGTCGGATTTCACCGTGGATTGCGTCCAGTAATCTAGACTGGATTAtcgtattttatatatatatatatatatatatatatatatatatatatatatatatatatatatatatatatatatatatatataaccacatTCTCTACCCTAACCCTAACAGTTGGCCGCAGCACCCAACCCAATCCCGAGCCCCCCACTCCGGCACAGCCACACAACAGCACCCGTtcggctcctctctctctctctctccccccccccccccacatccGCACAGCAGCACCCATCCGACTCGATTTTGAGCtcgtcctcctctctctcttctctcctccaGTTGTCCACACAGCAACACCTGTCCGGCCACCCTTCCCATTCgagctcctcctcctctctctctctctcctccacccATCCGCACAACAGCACCCGTCCGGCTCGATTTCaggtattatttatttatttttattttttaattaaataaatcatTAAATGGATGGCTTTGAGCAACCtgatttgattttgtgtttgagCCCAAGCTCTTGTAGCCTTACCTCAGTAACCTAGCCTGGCGACCCGATATGACTTAGTGCCAACTCGATTCAACTTGATATTTCTAACGTTAGACTCGATTCGGATCAATCTAGCCCAGACctggactcggatcgagtcaggcatacTGAACTTGGTACTGAGTCGGattgagttcaggtcaggcctttttcaaaaccggatcgagtcgagtcataCCTAACTCGgcctgactcaactcgatgcccacctctacctatACCTCGAACCTTTCAGGTTGCTTTATGTAAATCAACTATTCCAGTGTAGAAAAGTTGTCTTTACATCCAATTATTCTAATTTTAGATTGTATTGAACAACCAACGTCAatacgaatctaatagatacttgcttcacaacTGGTGCAAATATCTTACGGAAGTCAATACCTTCTTTTTAAGCATATCCTTTCACAACCGGTCTCGCCTTGTACCTATTCGATTTCTTACGCAAGATCTACTTGCACCCAATCGTTTTTCACCCAATGGGAAGCTCCACTAACTCCCATGTTTCATTCTTGTGTAGGGAATCCATGTCATTATATATCGCTGCCATCCACTTTTCAGCATCTAAATTGTCCAATTCTTCCTGAAAGGTAAAtggatccccccccccccccccccccaataagGGCAAACGAAACATTTGAGTCACCCCTATATCTCATTGGTAACCTACGATTTCTTGTGAATTTTTCTTAACAAGTGGAGGCTTCACTTGCTCTTGTATCTCTTCCTATATAGCTTAACTTCTTCAAGTGTCTCACCAATGTCAATTTCAACATTAATCATCACTAATTTTTCTGTTTCCTGATGTTCATCTTTGCATAACAAGGAACTCTCATCAAATTTGATGTCCCGACTAATTGAGATTTTTCGTGTGGCCCGATCATATAACATGTATCatttcacaccatcaccatagcctACAAAGTTACACTTCTTTGTCATTTGTTGTAGCTTACCCATCTCAACAAACGGTATAAGAGAGTAAGCATTACAACTAAATATAAGCAACCCTGACTAGTCAATTTCATAACCGCTCCATAGTTCTTCAAGAATTTTGCAATCAATCTGCGTAGATAGTAAATGATTCACTAAATAGCATGTTGTATTGACCGTCTTAGCCCATAGCTCCTTGCCTAACCCATCATTATTTAGTATACTTCTGGCTCTTTCCAAAAGTTATCCTTCTCTCGTTCAGACTGTCTCCCCCTCGCAACCAATGCCTCTATAGAAATACATTCTCCACTGTTATTCCTTCACCGCGACTTTGACTGAAGGGCAGAGATTGTAATATTGATATTTAAGGTATCTCTACCATGACACAGAGTATCTACTAAATTCTCATAAGAATATGAAAGCGACTTCAACAACATTAgggctttgtcttcttcatcgatCTTCACATTCATGCTTGTTGGTTTGCAAATTAATTTGTTAAAAGTGTTGATGTATTCAAAGAGATCCCACCCTTCCTCCATCTTCAGAGTGTACAACTACTGTCTCTTTAGATATAAGCAATTGGAGAGCGACTTCGTCATATGGATGCTCTCCAACCTTGCCCATAAGCCTgcggtagggctgaaagtcaggtgggttgggtcgggttggtgctcaaccctagcccaacctaaggttcctatacctcaaccctaacccaacccaaccctggGTTGGGAATTCccgacccaagcccaacctaagcggGCTCGGTCACGTTGGTCGGGTTGGtcgagtggatacatgctaatattttcgctattacattagtctattatatttcaatacatgccttattttttatacctatgattttattaattacatatgtggttatttatcgtaaagaacttcagttttttctaaacaaacaagctacattatatatttgggagagagaaatgtggcatatcttattagcttgagtcatcgaaaatggcgtggaccaatgagacccaacggCATTAGAATTTCcagtgccttcaacatagacaatccacactcaattataatttataacttatatatccatcaagtttgggttgggtcgggcaacccgagacctcaacccaagcccaacccaactttTATCGGGtcggtgtttatatagcccaagcttaagacctaacccgatacatcctgccc contains:
- the LOC131229506 gene encoding NEDD8-specific protease 1 codes for the protein MGPSSSDEKILSYNDVVLRRSDLDILRGPYYLNDRIIEFYFSYLSSTYPSQDILLVPPSISFWITNCPDLSGLKDFIEPLQLNSKKLIVFTVNDNSDVTQDEGGTHWSLLAFDRDRNVFVHHDSMKGLNGWYAKKLYKTVEKFVGVHGYPSTACFVECLTPQQTNGYDCGVYVLAITKVICHWYVSGANDKGDQWLSAMDEQVDASTVTQLRDEILRLILHLMNKE